From the genome of Streptomyces sp. NBC_01341, one region includes:
- a CDS encoding HhH-GPD-type base excision DNA repair protein, whose translation MTKSDSGGARTVRIAQQPDADALLARSPLAALVGMLLDQQVPMEWAFTGPLTLARRMGGDDLDAGAIAGYDPEAFTGLFTGKPALHRYPGSMAKRVQQLCQYLVAEYDGRAEAVWEDAPTGADLLKRLKALPGFGTQKAQIFLALLGKQFGVRPAGWREAAGAYGEQGAHRSVADITGPESLGEVRAYKQQAKAAAKAAGKSG comes from the coding sequence ATGACCAAGAGCGACAGCGGCGGAGCCCGCACCGTGCGTATCGCCCAGCAGCCCGACGCGGACGCGCTGCTGGCCCGCAGTCCGCTGGCGGCCCTCGTCGGCATGCTGCTGGACCAGCAGGTGCCGATGGAGTGGGCCTTCACCGGCCCCCTCACCCTGGCCCGGCGCATGGGCGGAGACGACCTGGACGCCGGGGCGATCGCCGGATACGACCCCGAGGCCTTCACCGGGCTGTTCACCGGGAAACCCGCCCTGCACCGCTATCCGGGCTCGATGGCCAAACGGGTGCAGCAGCTCTGCCAGTACCTGGTGGCCGAGTACGACGGGCGCGCCGAAGCGGTCTGGGAGGACGCCCCCACCGGTGCGGACCTGCTGAAACGGCTCAAAGCGCTGCCCGGCTTCGGCACCCAGAAGGCACAGATCTTCCTGGCCCTGCTGGGCAAGCAGTTCGGCGTACGACCGGCGGGCTGGAGGGAGGCCGCCGGAGCGTACGGCGAGCAGGGTGCGCACCGTTCGGTCGCCGACATCACCGGGCCGGAATCCCTCGGCGAGGTACGGGCGTACAAGCAGCAGGCGAAGGCAGCGGCCAAAGCGGCCGGGAAATCCGGATGA
- a CDS encoding M28 family metallopeptidase translates to MAVVAATALATPLLLAVSPHHGHPSHDPAREAAKLSRKLVERSSAKDAFRHLERFQAIAESADGHRAAGSLGHDASAAYVYRLLQKAGYRVGYQAFDFVYTETLAEKLSVVSPTPRDIGIKAMTYTRSTPEGGITAALTAVPVDDTTGCEAADYAGAAFTGRIALIKRGGCSFAQKQEAASVAGAAGAVIYNNTEGVLSGTLGDVASGKIPTGGLTLAEGEKLVADLAKGEVKVSFEIRQLQEERTTRNVVAETRGGNAAKTVMLGAHLDSVTDGPGINDNGSGSAGLLEVALELAKTHRDPANKVRFAWWSAEENGLLGSEAYVAKLSEAQREKIALYLNFDMIASPNGAQFVFDGDDSDGAGEGPGPEGSAQLERDINDFLDRKDKPHTGTDFTGRSDYGPFIEAGIPSGGTDTGAEGIKTAAQAETFGGTAGIAYDPCYHAACDDLDNIDMGHFDTNIDVIANAVGTYAHDLRSLTRPAPAAPASAEPGDGGGLREGHAHGVTE, encoded by the coding sequence ATGGCTGTTGTGGCCGCCACCGCCCTGGCCACACCGCTCCTCCTCGCCGTGTCCCCTCACCACGGGCACCCCTCGCACGACCCGGCCAGGGAAGCCGCCAAGCTCTCGCGGAAGCTGGTCGAGCGCTCGTCGGCCAAGGACGCGTTCCGGCACCTGGAACGCTTCCAGGCCATAGCCGAATCGGCGGACGGCCATCGCGCGGCCGGCTCGCTCGGCCACGACGCCTCCGCCGCCTACGTCTACCGGCTGCTCCAGAAGGCCGGGTACCGGGTCGGCTACCAGGCCTTCGACTTCGTCTACACCGAGACCCTCGCCGAGAAGCTCTCCGTGGTCTCCCCCACGCCCCGTGACATCGGCATCAAGGCGATGACCTACACCCGCTCCACGCCCGAGGGCGGCATCACCGCGGCCCTCACCGCCGTCCCGGTCGACGACACCACCGGCTGCGAGGCCGCCGACTACGCCGGGGCGGCGTTCACCGGCAGGATCGCCCTCATCAAGCGGGGCGGCTGCTCGTTCGCCCAGAAGCAGGAGGCGGCCTCCGTGGCGGGCGCGGCCGGCGCGGTGATCTACAACAACACCGAAGGAGTCCTCTCCGGCACCCTGGGCGACGTGGCTTCGGGGAAGATACCCACCGGCGGTCTCACCCTGGCCGAGGGCGAGAAGCTCGTCGCCGACCTGGCCAAGGGCGAGGTGAAGGTCTCGTTCGAGATCCGTCAGCTCCAGGAGGAGCGCACGACCCGTAACGTCGTCGCCGAGACACGCGGCGGCAACGCCGCGAAGACGGTCATGCTCGGCGCCCACCTCGACTCGGTCACCGACGGCCCCGGCATCAACGACAACGGCTCCGGCTCGGCGGGCCTCCTCGAAGTCGCCCTGGAACTCGCCAAGACGCACCGCGACCCCGCCAACAAGGTGCGCTTCGCCTGGTGGTCGGCCGAGGAGAACGGGCTGCTGGGCTCGGAGGCCTACGTCGCGAAGCTCTCCGAGGCGCAGCGCGAGAAGATCGCGCTCTACCTCAACTTCGACATGATCGCGTCCCCGAACGGTGCGCAGTTCGTCTTCGACGGTGACGACTCCGACGGCGCGGGCGAAGGCCCCGGCCCCGAGGGCTCCGCCCAACTGGAGCGCGACATCAACGACTTCCTGGACCGGAAGGACAAGCCGCACACCGGCACGGACTTCACCGGGCGCTCCGACTACGGGCCGTTCATCGAGGCCGGCATCCCGTCCGGCGGCACCGACACCGGTGCCGAGGGCATCAAGACGGCAGCCCAGGCCGAGACGTTCGGCGGGACCGCGGGCATCGCGTACGACCCCTGCTACCACGCGGCCTGCGACGACCTCGACAACATCGACATGGGCCACTTCGACACCAACATCGACGTGATCGCCAACGCCGTGGGCACCTACGCCCACGACCTGCGCTCCCTGACCCGCCCCGCCCCCGCGGCACCCGCCTCCGCCGAGCCCGGCGACGGCGGAGGTCTCCGCGAGGGCCACGCACACGGTGTCACCGAGTAG
- a CDS encoding type II toxin-antitoxin system VapB family antitoxin — protein MIFKRIGNGRPYPDHGRESTRQWADVAPRPVRLDQLVTTKGQLDLETLLAEDSTFYGDLFAHVVKWQGDLYLEDGLHRAVRAALQQRQVLHARVLELG, from the coding sequence GTGATCTTCAAGCGCATCGGAAATGGGCGGCCATATCCCGACCACGGCCGGGAAAGCACCCGGCAGTGGGCGGATGTCGCGCCGCGCCCGGTCCGCCTGGACCAACTGGTGACCACCAAGGGCCAGCTGGACCTCGAAACCCTGCTCGCCGAGGACTCCACGTTCTACGGCGACCTGTTCGCCCACGTCGTGAAGTGGCAGGGCGACCTCTACCTCGAGGACGGACTGCACCGCGCCGTGCGCGCCGCGCTGCAGCAGCGCCAGGTGCTGCACGCCCGCGTCCTCGAACTGGGCTGA
- a CDS encoding LytR C-terminal domain-containing protein codes for MGGKYRITGNTYPRMRRPRHRRKLVLSTAAAAVALGLAGWGTLQIVDVFTGGDGRANAASHPRACPSPKASTQAKVLPKPAAIKVNIYNATPRSGLAKAAADELKKRGFVIGKVDNAPAAYDKKVPGTGMLLGGPTAMNGSFPVLATQLPGATQKTDTRSTADIDLIIGTKFKTFSTPAAAATALVALTKPAPAPSSC; via the coding sequence ATGGGCGGAAAGTACCGCATCACGGGTAACACCTATCCCCGTATGCGCCGCCCCCGTCATCGCCGCAAGCTGGTTCTCTCGACGGCCGCGGCCGCGGTGGCCCTCGGCCTGGCCGGTTGGGGCACTCTCCAGATCGTCGACGTCTTCACCGGCGGCGACGGGCGGGCGAACGCGGCGTCCCACCCGCGGGCCTGTCCCTCCCCGAAGGCCTCGACGCAGGCGAAGGTGCTCCCGAAACCGGCCGCGATCAAGGTCAACATCTACAACGCGACGCCGCGCAGCGGACTGGCCAAGGCCGCGGCCGACGAGCTGAAGAAGCGCGGCTTCGTCATCGGCAAGGTCGACAACGCCCCCGCCGCGTACGACAAGAAGGTGCCCGGCACCGGGATGCTGCTCGGCGGCCCGACCGCCATGAACGGCTCGTTCCCCGTGCTCGCCACCCAGCTGCCCGGTGCCACGCAGAAGACCGACACCCGCAGCACGGCGGACATCGATCTGATCATCGGCACGAAGTTCAAGACCTTCAGCACCCCCGCGGCGGCGGCCACGGCGCTCGTGGCCCTGACGAAGCCGGCCCCGGCGCCGTCCTCCTGCTGA
- the upp gene encoding uracil phosphoribosyltransferase: MRIHVVDHPLVAHKLTTLRDKRTDSPTFRRLADELVTLLAYEATRDVRTEQVDIETPVTPTTGVKLSHPRPLVVPILRAGLGMLDGMVRLLPTAEVGFLGMIRNEETLQAETYATRMPEDLSGRQVYVLDPMLATGGTLVAAIRELIKRGADDVTAVVLLAAPEGVEVMERELAGTPVTVVTASVDERLNENGYIVPGLGDAGDRMYGTVD; the protein is encoded by the coding sequence ATGCGGATCCACGTCGTCGACCACCCGCTGGTGGCACACAAACTCACCACACTGCGCGACAAGCGCACCGACTCCCCGACCTTCCGGCGGCTCGCCGACGAGCTGGTCACCCTCCTCGCGTACGAGGCCACCAGGGATGTGCGGACCGAGCAGGTCGACATCGAGACCCCGGTGACGCCCACGACCGGTGTGAAGCTGTCCCACCCGCGTCCCCTGGTCGTGCCGATCCTGCGCGCGGGTCTCGGGATGCTGGACGGCATGGTGCGGCTGCTCCCGACCGCCGAGGTCGGCTTCCTGGGCATGATCCGCAACGAGGAGACGCTCCAGGCGGAGACGTACGCCACGCGGATGCCCGAGGACCTTTCCGGCCGTCAGGTCTACGTCCTCGACCCGATGCTGGCCACCGGCGGCACGCTCGTCGCGGCCATCCGGGAACTGATCAAGCGCGGTGCCGACGACGTGACGGCGGTCGTCCTGCTCGCGGCGCCCGAGGGCGTCGAGGTGATGGAGCGCGAGCTGGCCGGTACCCCGGTCACGGTGGTCACGGCCTCGGTCGACGAGCGGCTCAACGAGAACGGCTACATCGTGCCGGGCCTCGGTGACGCCGGTGACCGGATGTACGGCACGGTCGACTGA
- a CDS encoding tRNA adenosine deaminase-associated protein, which translates to MYFAALLARTEDGWEASDTELDDVETLSDLTDLAREASVDEDTVLVYIEQEDAWFGILRVDGEEDPRIYVSDASAAARSSYGEILLTDELLGREPGAEDEIAALEELVDLDGTEDGEPDEAEDGDDDVTASDLDHDPDAVPAGPLGELGVLADLGLSEKGLLTLRTDALAEIADALGAAEVLEAVR; encoded by the coding sequence GTGTACTTCGCCGCACTGCTCGCGCGCACCGAAGACGGGTGGGAAGCGAGCGATACAGAGCTCGACGATGTGGAAACCCTGTCCGACCTGACGGATCTGGCCCGTGAGGCCTCGGTGGACGAGGACACCGTCCTCGTCTACATCGAGCAGGAGGACGCCTGGTTCGGCATCCTCCGGGTGGACGGTGAGGAGGACCCCCGTATCTACGTCTCGGACGCGTCCGCCGCCGCCCGCTCCTCGTACGGGGAGATCCTGCTCACCGACGAACTCCTCGGCCGCGAACCAGGGGCCGAGGACGAGATCGCCGCACTGGAAGAGCTCGTCGACCTCGACGGCACGGAGGACGGCGAGCCCGACGAGGCCGAGGACGGCGACGACGACGTCACGGCCTCCGACCTGGACCACGACCCCGACGCCGTGCCGGCGGGGCCACTCGGGGAACTCGGGGTGCTCGCCGACCTCGGGCTGTCCGAGAAGGGACTGCTGACCCTGCGCACCGACGCGCTGGCGGAGATCGCGGACGCGCTGGGGGCGGCCGAGGTCCTGGAGGCCGTCCGTTAG
- the tadA gene encoding tRNA adenosine(34) deaminase TadA: MRHALDEAAQAASAGDVPVGAVVLGPDGALLATGHNEREATGDPTAHAEVLALRRAAAVLGAWRLTGCTLVVTLEPCTMCAGALVQSRVARVVYGARDEKAGAAGSLWDVVRDRRLNHRPEVIHGVLEDVCAGQLTAFFRDR; encoded by the coding sequence ATGCGCCATGCCCTGGACGAGGCCGCGCAGGCGGCGTCGGCCGGCGATGTGCCGGTCGGCGCCGTCGTCCTCGGCCCGGACGGCGCCCTGCTCGCCACCGGTCACAACGAGCGTGAGGCGACCGGCGACCCGACGGCACACGCCGAAGTGCTGGCCCTGCGCCGAGCCGCCGCCGTGCTCGGCGCGTGGCGGCTGACCGGCTGCACCCTGGTGGTCACCCTGGAGCCGTGCACCATGTGCGCGGGCGCGCTCGTCCAGTCCCGTGTCGCCCGGGTGGTCTACGGCGCGCGCGACGAGAAGGCCGGCGCCGCCGGTTCGCTCTGGGACGTCGTACGCGACCGAAGGCTCAACCACCGCCCCGAGGTGATCCACGGCGTCCTGGAGGACGTCTGCGCGGGGCAGTTGACCGCCTTCTTCCGGGACCGCTGA
- a CDS encoding TetR/AcrR family transcriptional regulator, producing the protein MHVVPKTTTSEPGLRERKKQATRHALAEAAVRLAAEHGVENVTVEAISEAAGVSPRTFFNYFPSHDDAFVLVDDEIGERIRDYVRNAPACRAPLDVVREALVAELGGFEDRQELWTLQSKVLQRSPHLIQRGLKAHVAEERALAAAITDWLDASGTTAPRGAGLFPRLLAAVTQTALRVALEHWCEHPEGTVLTDSFQEVFAHLARGLPRPE; encoded by the coding sequence ATGCACGTTGTGCCGAAGACGACGACCTCCGAACCCGGGCTCCGGGAGCGCAAGAAGCAGGCCACGCGCCACGCCCTCGCGGAAGCCGCCGTCCGCCTCGCCGCCGAGCACGGCGTGGAGAACGTCACCGTCGAGGCCATCAGTGAGGCAGCCGGTGTGTCACCCCGGACCTTCTTCAACTACTTCCCGAGCCACGACGACGCGTTCGTCCTCGTCGACGACGAGATCGGCGAACGGATCAGGGACTACGTGCGGAACGCCCCGGCCTGCCGTGCGCCGCTCGACGTCGTACGCGAGGCCCTTGTCGCCGAACTCGGCGGCTTCGAGGACCGCCAGGAGCTGTGGACCCTGCAGTCCAAGGTGCTCCAGCGGTCGCCGCACCTCATCCAGCGCGGCCTGAAGGCCCACGTGGCGGAGGAGCGGGCACTCGCCGCCGCCATCACCGACTGGCTGGACGCCTCGGGCACCACGGCACCCCGGGGCGCCGGGCTCTTCCCCCGGCTGCTCGCCGCCGTCACCCAGACCGCGCTGCGGGTCGCCCTCGAGCACTGGTGCGAGCACCCCGAGGGGACCGTGCTGACGGACTCCTTCCAGGAGGTCTTCGCTCACCTCGCACGAGGCCTCCCGCGACCGGAGTAG
- a CDS encoding MDR family MFS transporter → MSNRQILQAMSGLMAGMFVAILAGTVVANALPRIIADLGASQSSYTWVVTSELLAMTATVPLWGKLADLFNQKLLLQLSLGLFVVGSLVAGFSQEVGTLIVSRVIQGVGAGGLTALAQIVMAAIIPPRRLGKYAGIFGAVFAVGTVAGPLIGGVLVDTSWLGWRWCFFVGVPFALAGIVLLQRTLKLPTVRRQVRIDWLGAFLIVAGVCALLIWSSLAGSTFDWASWQTAALVATGVVLLSAAVFVESRAAEPIIPLDIFRNRTVTLTTLASFFVGIAMFAGTVFLSQYFQISLGKSPTVAGLMSLPLIGGLLVSSTVAGQIISATGKWKIYLIAGAVVMTAGLGLLSTIDADTHFGLLSVYMAFMGIGVGMLMQNLVLAAQNDVPAHELGAATSVLSFFRSLGGTVGTSVLGAVLANRVADEISRGLTEKGIPVAGGGHGSAVPDMTKLPEPMKDIVEHAYGIATGDLFLVATPFAFLGLLAVLFIKEKPLKTTSGMERLATEDTAAAGPAVTVPGPRSGEPAVTPDGTAGAVGLRKD, encoded by the coding sequence ATGTCCAACCGGCAGATACTGCAGGCCATGTCCGGCCTGATGGCAGGCATGTTCGTCGCCATCCTCGCGGGCACGGTCGTGGCCAACGCCCTGCCCCGCATCATCGCCGACCTCGGCGCGAGCCAGTCCTCCTACACCTGGGTCGTGACCTCCGAGCTGCTCGCGATGACGGCCACCGTGCCGCTCTGGGGCAAGCTCGCCGACCTCTTCAACCAGAAACTGCTGCTCCAGCTCTCGCTCGGCCTGTTCGTGGTCGGCTCCCTGGTCGCCGGCTTCTCCCAGGAAGTCGGCACCCTGATCGTCAGCCGGGTCATCCAGGGCGTCGGCGCCGGTGGCCTGACGGCCCTGGCCCAGATCGTGATGGCGGCGATCATCCCGCCGCGCAGGCTCGGCAAGTACGCGGGCATCTTCGGCGCGGTCTTCGCGGTCGGCACCGTCGCGGGGCCCCTGATCGGCGGCGTCCTCGTCGACACGTCGTGGCTCGGCTGGCGCTGGTGCTTCTTCGTCGGCGTGCCGTTCGCGCTGGCCGGGATCGTGCTGCTGCAGCGCACCCTGAAGCTGCCGACCGTGCGCCGCCAGGTCCGGATCGACTGGCTCGGTGCCTTCCTGATCGTCGCGGGCGTCTGCGCACTGCTGATCTGGTCGTCCCTCGCGGGCAGCACCTTCGACTGGGCGTCCTGGCAGACCGCCGCGCTGGTGGCCACCGGCGTGGTGCTGCTCTCCGCGGCGGTCTTCGTCGAGTCCAGGGCCGCCGAGCCGATCATCCCGCTGGACATCTTCCGCAACCGCACGGTGACGCTCACGACCCTGGCGAGCTTCTTCGTCGGTATCGCGATGTTCGCCGGGACCGTGTTCCTCTCCCAGTACTTCCAGATCTCGCTGGGCAAGTCCCCGACGGTCGCGGGGCTCATGAGCCTTCCGCTGATCGGCGGACTCCTGGTGTCCTCGACCGTGGCCGGGCAGATCATCTCGGCGACCGGCAAGTGGAAGATCTACCTGATCGCGGGTGCCGTGGTCATGACGGCGGGCCTCGGTCTGCTCTCGACCATCGACGCCGACACCCACTTCGGCCTGCTCAGCGTCTACATGGCGTTCATGGGCATCGGCGTCGGGATGCTGATGCAGAACCTCGTCCTCGCGGCGCAGAACGACGTGCCCGCACACGAACTGGGTGCGGCCACCTCCGTGCTGTCCTTCTTCCGCAGCCTCGGCGGCACCGTCGGGACCAGCGTGCTCGGCGCGGTCCTCGCCAACCGGGTGGCGGACGAGATCTCAAGGGGCCTCACGGAGAAGGGCATACCGGTGGCCGGTGGCGGCCACGGCAGTGCGGTGCCCGACATGACCAAGCTGCCCGAGCCTATGAAGGACATCGTCGAGCACGCCTACGGGATCGCGACGGGCGACCTCTTCCTCGTCGCCACCCCGTTCGCCTTCCTCGGCCTCCTCGCGGTCCTCTTCATCAAGGAGAAGCCCCTCAAGACGACGAGCGGCATGGAACGCCTGGCGACCGAGGACACGGCCGCCGCCGGCCCAGCGGTCACCGTGCCGGGCCCGCGCAGTGGTGAGCCCGCGGTCACCCCGGACGGCACCGCCGGAGCGGTCGGCCTCCGGAAGGACTGA
- a CDS encoding Dabb family protein codes for MIRHLVLFKLNEGVEREDPRVVAGAEAFRELGGQIPELEFWECAWNITDRPIAYDFAINSAVADEDALKRYVGHPAHQAAAGQWAAFATWVIADYPF; via the coding sequence ATGATCCGCCACCTGGTCCTGTTCAAGCTGAACGAGGGCGTCGAGCGCGAGGACCCCAGGGTCGTCGCCGGAGCCGAGGCGTTCCGGGAGCTCGGCGGGCAGATCCCGGAGCTGGAGTTCTGGGAGTGCGCCTGGAACATCACCGACCGGCCGATCGCCTACGACTTCGCCATCAACTCGGCCGTCGCGGACGAGGACGCGCTCAAGCGGTACGTCGGACATCCGGCGCACCAGGCCGCCGCCGGTCAGTGGGCCGCGTTCGCCACTTGGGTGATCGCCGACTACCCCTTCTGA
- a CDS encoding RNA polymerase sigma factor SigF, translated as MPASTAPQVPPQNVQTDDIQTETPDPTTPARTRGADTRALTQVLFGRFKDLEPGTPEHHRVRTALIEANLPLVRYAAARFRSRNEPMEDVVQVGTIGLINAIDRFDPERGVQFPTFAMPTVVGEIKRYFRDNVRTVHVPRRLHELWVQVTGATEDLTTAHGRSPTTAEIADRLKISEEEVLACIEAGRSYHATSLEAAQEGDGLPGLLDRLGYEDPALAGVEHRDLVRHLLVQLPEREQRILLLRYYNNLTQSQISAELGVSQMHVSRLLARSFARLRSANRIEA; from the coding sequence GTGCCGGCCAGTACAGCGCCTCAAGTCCCGCCCCAGAACGTCCAGACGGACGACATCCAGACCGAGACCCCCGACCCCACCACGCCCGCCAGGACCCGGGGCGCGGACACCCGGGCACTCACCCAGGTGCTCTTCGGGCGCTTCAAGGACCTCGAACCGGGCACTCCGGAGCACCACCGGGTGCGCACCGCGCTGATCGAGGCGAACCTGCCGCTCGTGCGCTACGCGGCGGCCCGCTTCCGCAGCAGGAACGAGCCGATGGAGGACGTCGTCCAGGTCGGCACCATCGGCCTGATCAACGCCATCGACCGCTTCGACCCGGAACGGGGCGTCCAGTTCCCGACGTTCGCCATGCCCACCGTGGTCGGCGAGATCAAGCGCTACTTCCGCGACAACGTACGGACCGTGCACGTGCCGCGCCGGCTGCACGAGCTCTGGGTCCAGGTCACCGGCGCCACCGAGGATCTGACGACCGCTCACGGCCGCTCGCCGACCACGGCCGAGATCGCCGACCGGCTGAAGATCTCCGAGGAGGAGGTCCTCGCCTGCATCGAGGCGGGCCGGTCCTACCACGCGACCTCGCTGGAGGCGGCCCAGGAGGGCGACGGGCTGCCCGGCCTCCTGGACCGGCTCGGCTACGAGGACCCCGCCCTGGCCGGGGTCGAACACCGTGACCTGGTCCGCCACCTGCTGGTCCAGCTGCCCGAGCGCGAGCAGCGGATCCTGCTCCTCCGCTACTACAACAACCTGACGCAGTCGCAGATCAGCGCCGAACTCGGCGTCTCCCAGATGCACGTGTCAAGGCTTCTGGCCCGAAGCTTCGCCCGCCTGCGATCCGCAAACAGGATCGAGGCGTAG
- a CDS encoding RNA polymerase sigma factor SigF, giving the protein MSAEQGSSKVLTLTKSVPAPPVLTSSPEAIDTRTLSRSLFLRLAALGPASGPDGTDSPERAYVRDTLIELNLPLVRYAAARFRSRNEPMEDIVQVGTIGLIKAIDRFDCERGVEFPTFAMPTVVGEIKRFFRDTSWSVRVPRRLQELRLALTKTSDELAQKLDRSPTVPELAKALGVSEEDVVDGLAVGNAYTASSLDSPSPEDDGGEGSLADRLGYEDAALEGVEYRESLKPLLAKLAPRERQIIMLRFFANMTQSQIGEEVGISQMHVSRLLTRTLAQLREGLVAD; this is encoded by the coding sequence ATGTCCGCAGAACAGGGCAGCTCGAAGGTGCTCACGCTCACGAAGAGCGTGCCGGCACCTCCCGTGCTCACCAGCTCGCCGGAAGCCATCGACACCCGCACCCTGTCCCGCTCCCTGTTCCTGCGGCTCGCCGCGCTGGGTCCCGCCTCGGGCCCCGACGGAACGGACAGCCCGGAGCGGGCCTATGTGCGGGACACACTCATCGAGCTCAACCTCCCGCTCGTGCGGTACGCGGCGGCGCGGTTCCGGAGCCGTAACGAACCCATGGAGGACATCGTCCAGGTCGGCACGATCGGCCTGATCAAGGCGATCGACCGCTTCGACTGCGAACGGGGCGTGGAATTCCCGACGTTCGCGATGCCGACGGTCGTGGGGGAGATCAAGCGCTTCTTCCGCGACACCTCGTGGTCGGTGCGGGTGCCCCGCAGGCTCCAGGAGCTGCGCCTCGCCCTCACCAAGACCAGCGACGAGCTCGCCCAGAAGCTCGACCGCTCGCCGACCGTGCCGGAACTCGCCAAGGCCCTCGGGGTGTCCGAGGAGGACGTCGTCGACGGCCTGGCCGTCGGCAACGCCTACACGGCGTCCTCGCTGGACTCCCCCTCCCCCGAGGACGACGGCGGCGAGGGCTCGCTCGCCGACCGCCTCGGCTACGAGGACGCGGCACTGGAGGGCGTCGAGTACCGCGAGTCCCTCAAGCCGCTGCTCGCGAAGCTCGCGCCGCGCGAGCGCCAGATCATCATGCTGCGGTTCTTCGCCAACATGACGCAGTCGCAGATCGGCGAGGAGGTCGGCATCTCGCAGATGCACGTCTCACGGCTGCTGACCCGGACACTCGCCCAGCTCAGGGAAGGGCTCGTCGCCGACTGA
- a CDS encoding MarR family winged helix-turn-helix transcriptional regulator — protein MAARSQYEELARQLSAVGAVKRGLARILPAECPGGSATVLTLLARYGEMRITRLAELLAVNMSVTSRHVTHAVENGWIERSPDPADKRSRILRLTPAGHELLDELTRRTTEIFAHHLIDWSDEEVGRLNTLLSRLRDSFSCRGSGGCAPGRHSGDCRTGHPAESHTRTPV, from the coding sequence GTGGCGGCACGGAGCCAGTACGAAGAACTGGCCCGGCAGCTCAGCGCCGTCGGAGCCGTCAAACGGGGGCTCGCCCGCATCCTGCCCGCCGAGTGTCCTGGTGGCTCGGCCACCGTGCTGACCCTGCTGGCGAGGTACGGCGAGATGCGGATCACCCGGCTGGCCGAGCTCTTGGCCGTGAACATGTCCGTGACCAGCAGACATGTGACCCACGCGGTGGAGAACGGCTGGATCGAACGGTCTCCGGACCCGGCGGACAAGCGGTCCCGCATCCTGCGGCTGACCCCCGCCGGGCACGAGCTGCTCGACGAGCTGACACGGCGGACGACCGAAATCTTCGCCCACCACCTCATCGACTGGTCCGACGAAGAGGTCGGCCGGCTGAACACGTTGCTGTCCCGGCTGCGCGACAGCTTCTCCTGCCGCGGCTCCGGGGGATGCGCCCCCGGGAGGCACAGCGGCGACTGCCGTACCGGGCACCCGGCCGAGTCGCACACCCGTACACCCGTGTAA